GACTGCTGACAAACCTCGATAACTCGATCTTGCAAGGTGAGGGCAGGTAGAAGAGTAAAGCGTCCGCGCCAGGGACGGCGCGGCTCGAGCCCCCAGGGAGGGGTTTACGGCGTCTTTACGATCTGCCTGTTTTCACCGTTACGGGCACTTTGTCATTAACCTCAAGACCCGGAAAACCGGGTCTTTTAAGCAGCTGGAGCGTAACGACCAACGTTATACTTTGCGGAAAACCAAAGAACCGTTAGTGCCGCCAAAGCCGAAGGAGTTACACAGGGTGTACTCCAAACCGTTTACCTGACGAGCTTCGTGCGGAACAAAGTCCAAATCACAACCTTCATCTGGGTTATCCAGATTAATGGTGGCTGGAATAGCTTGATCACACAGTGCTAAGACAGTGAAGATAGATTCAACTGCGCCTGCTGCACCTAACAAGTGCCCAGTCATGGATTTGGTGGAACTGACCATCACTTTGGTGTCTCCACCAAATACAGACTTAACTGCCTGCGTTTCGGCTTTATCGCCAGCAGGAGTTGACGTGCCGTGGGCATTGATATAGCCGATCTGAGAGGTGCTCACACCCGCATCACGTAATGCATTTACCATTGCCAGCGCTGCTCCAGAACCGTCTTCCGGTGGAGAGGTCATGTGATAAGCATCGCTGCTCATCCCAAACCCAACAACTTCTGCGTAGATTTTTGCACCACGTTTTTTCGCGTGTTCGTACTCTTCCAGCACCATCATGCCTGCGCCGTCACCCAGAACGAAACCATCACGGTCTTTATCCCATGGGCGGCTTGCGGCTTGCGGATTATCATTACGAGTCGACAATGCACGAGCCGCGCCAAAACCACCGACACCCAATGGCGTACTGGCTTTTTCTGCACCACCTGCCAGCATGACATCTGCATCATTGTAAGCAATGATACGCGCCGCGTGGCCGATGTTATGCACACCAGAAGTACATGCCGTTGCGATAGAAATGCTTGGCCCCCGCATCCCACACATAATGGTCAAGTGGCCGGCAATCATATTAACAATGGTTGATGGCACGAAGAATGGGCTAATTTTACGTGGCCCACCGTTCACCAGCGCGGTGTGGTTTTCTTCAATCAGACCCAGCCCACCAATACCAGAACCTATAGCGGCACCGATACGGCTAGCATTGGCTTCGGTGACTTCAAGCCCTGAGTCTTGCATGGCTTGCATGCCAGCAACAATGCCGTACTGTATGAATGCGTCCATTTTGCGCGCATCTTTACGCGAAATGAACTCTTCACAATTAAAATCTTTCACTAAGCCAGCAAATCGAGTTGCATAGGCACTAGTATCAAAATGGTCGATCAGGCTGATGCCACTCTGCCCGGCAAGAACAGCTTTCCATGTGGATTCGACTGTATTACCGACAGGAGACAACATGCCCAGTCCAGTCACAACAACTCGACGCTTAGACACGGTTGTCCTCCAAGGAGGGAAAATAACACTTAGGACAAAAAAAACTTAGGCGGTCGAGTGACCGCCTAACTATCTAAACTTAAAGCATGTACGCTTACTGCTGGTTAGCGTTGATAAAATCAATAGCTGCCTGAACAGTAGTGATTTTTTCTGCTTCTTCGTCTGGAATCTCAGTATCAAATTCTTCTTCCAGAGCCATTACCAGCTCAACGGTGTCCAGAGAATCCGCGCCAAGATCTTCAACGAAAGAAGCACTGTTCTTCACTTCGTCTTCTTTAACACCCAGTTGTTCAACGATGATTTTCTTAACGCGTTCTTCGATAGTGCTCATACTCTTAAATTTCCTATCAAAACTCGCTTTCGCGATGGTTTTCGTAGTGTATAAAATGTTGAAAAAGATGCAACTAAATCTAGGCTGGTCAAACCACGATTTTACGCTATTTTGCGGTTTTTACCTCAAATAACGCAAATACTTTCGTGATTTTTAAATCATATACATGCCGCCATTGACATGTAACGTTTCACCAGAGATGTAGCTGGCCTCGTCAGAGGCTAAAAATGCAACTGCGCTGGCGATTTCTTTAGCTTCCCCAAGCCGGTTAGCTGGTACTTGGGCTAAAATGCCTGCGCGTTGTTCATCTGTCAACGCCCTAGTCATGTCTGTCTCAATAAAACCAGGTGCCACAACGTTGACAGTAATGCCACGTGAAGCAACCTCACGCGCCAAAGACTTGCTAAAACCGATCAGACCCGCTTTAGCTGCCGCGTAGTTAACCTGCCCTGCATTGCCCATTGTTCCAACTACAGAACCGATGGTGATGATACGCCCAAACCGCTTTTTCATCATAGCGCGCATTACCGCTTTTGACAGACGGAATACGGAAGTCAGATTGGTGTCAATAACCTCTTGCCACTCATCATCCTTCATACGCATCAGCAGGTTATCACGCGTAATACCTGCATTATTCACTAAAATGTCGACATCGCCAAATTCCGCACGAATCGTTGCCAGAACTGACTCGATTGACGCAGGATCCACGACATTCAGCATTAAACCTTTACCCTGCTTACCCAGATAGGCGCTAATCTCTTCGGCGCCCTTCTCACTGGTCGCGGTACCCACAACGCGGGCACCCCGTTCGACCAATAATTCTGCAATCGCACGGCCAATACCGCGGCTAGCGCCAGTTACCAGCGCAATTTTTCCTTCGAAGCTCATGTTACCCTCTTTCTTAGTTTTCAAGCGCGCTGGTCAGCGTAGCAACATCGTTTACCGGTGCTGCTACCAGAGTATCGACGATGCGCTTGGTCAAACCAGTCAAGACCTTACCCGGCCCAACTTCTAACAGCAGTTCAATACCTTCTGCTGCCATAAATTCAACACTCTCAGTCCAACGTACTGGATTATATAACTGGCGTACCAAAGCGCTACGGATAGCCTCTGGTGACACTTCAGTTTTCACATCGACGTTGTTGACGACAGGGAATAACGGCGCTTGGAATTCAATCTCTTCCAGTGCGGCGGCCAACTTATCGGCCGCAGGTTTCATCAGAGCACAATGAGATGGCACGCTGACAGGCAATGGCAAGGCACGTTTCGCACCGGCAGCTTTACAAGCCGCACCAGCACGTTCTACCGCCTCTTTATTCCCGGCAATAACCACCTGACCCGGTGAGTTAAAGTTGACCGGCGAAACCACCTGACCCAATGCTGCCTCTTCACAGGCTTTGGCAATGGATTCATTATCCAAACCAATAATTGCGTACATGGCACCGGTACCTTCAGGTACCGCTTCTTGCATCAGCTTGCCACGCAATTCTACCAGCCGAACCGCCTGTTTGAAATCCAGCACGCCCGCGCATACCAGAGCGGAGTATTCACCCAAGCTATGACCGGCCATTATCGCAGGCAGTTTACCGCCCTGATGCTGCCACACACGCCAAATAGCAACAGATGCCGTCAACAATGCCGGCTGGGTCTGCCACGTTTTATTCAATTCTTCAGCCGGGCCTTGTTGCACTAACTGCCACAGATCATAGCCCAGTACCGATGAGGCTTCACTGAAGGTCTCTTCAACTATCGGAAATTGTGCGGCCAAATCGGCCAGCATGCCAAGAGATTGAGATCCCTGGCCTGGAAATACCATTGCAAATTTCGACATTTTCTTTCCTGTTGAATCAAAAAACCTGTTAAACCAAAAAAGGTTCTGTTAAATCAGAAGCGAACCAGCGCTGAGCCCCAGGTAAAGCCGCCGCCAAACGCTTCCAGCAGCACTAACTGCCCACGTTGAATTCGCCCATCTCGTACTGCTTCGTCAAATGCCGCCGGTACAGATGCCGCAGAGGTGTTGCCATGGCGATCGAGCGTGATCACCACTTTATCCATCCCCATGCCTAATTTTTTAGCCGTTGCGCTAATAATACGCAGGTTAGCTTGATGCGGTACCAACCAATCCAGCGCTGAGCGATCCAGATTATTGGCCTGCAAAGTCTCGTCCACAATGTGGGCAAGCTCAGTGACCGCAACTTTAAAGACTTCATTACCGGCCATAGTGACATAGGCTGGCTGTTCTTGGTGTTGGCGATCCGGATATGGCAGGGCCAGCAATTCACCGTACTTACCATCTGCGTGCAAATGAGTAGAGAGAATGCCGGGCTCTTCTGATGCGCCTAATACTACGGCACCTGCACCATCACCAAATAAAATAATGGTGCCACGATCTTCTGGGTCCAGTGCGCGCGATAACATATCGGAGCCAATCACGATGGCATGCTTAACCGCACCACTTTTCACATATTGGTCAGCTACACTCAGCGCGTAGGTAAAGCCCGCACAGGCCGCAGCCAGATCGAAAGAGGCTGCATCTTCAATGCCCAGCATTTGCTGCACCTGACAGGCCGAGCTTGGGAAAGCATGGCTTGACGAGGTGGTAGCTACGATAATCAGCCCGATATCTTTCTTATCAATACCCTCATCAATAACGGCCATCTCCAGCGCTTTTTTTGCTGCCTGGAAGCCCATACTTGCGACTGTTTCATCCGGTCCAGCAATACGCCGCTCACGAATACCTGTCCGGGTGACAATCCACTCGTCCGACGTATCCACCATTTTTTCTAAATCAGCATTACTGCGCACTTGTACGGGCAGATAACTCCCCGTACCGAGAATCTTAGTATACATGTACAGTCAGTCACTCTTGGGTAAAACCGCTTCAAGGCGCGCGGCAATCCGTTGTGGGACTTGCCGCTGCACCGCCTGCACAGCCTGTTCGATGGCAACGGCAAATGCGCGTTGATTCGCAGCGCCGTGGCTCTTGATTACGATGCCCCGTAATCCTAACAGACATGCGCCATTATACTGGTCGGGGTTCAAATGACCGAACCGCTTTGCCACACGTTTTTGCAGCCAACGGCCAATAAGTTTAAGCCACCATGACTGTTTTTTGCCTTCGCCCGATGATTTGAGCAGTGACAAGAACATTCTTATCACACCTTCCATGGTCTTTAGAGTGACGTTACCCACGAAGCCGTCACAAACCATCACATCAGTCTTGCCTGTCAGCAGATCATTGCCTTCCAGATAACCAATATAGTTGATAGTCGGTGTATTTTTTAATACTGCGGCGGCTTCGCGGATATTATCCAACCCCTTGGTTTCCTCTTCGCCAATATTGAGCAAAGCAACACGCGGGTTTGTTATGCCAACAACTTCTTCTGCCATCACCGAACCCATGACGGCAAATTGCACCAGCATCGTGCTATCGCATTCGACGTTAGCCCCTAAATCCAGTACCACAGTTTTGCTGCGTTGCTGATTTGGGATGACCGTCATCAATGCCGGGCGCTCTATTCCATCCAGTGGCTTAATCATCATCTTCGCCAACCCCATCAATGCCCCAGTATTACCTGCACTCACACAGGCTGCTGCGTCACCGTTTTTGACAAGCTCTAATGCAATACGCATAGAGGTACCACGGCTGGCACGAATCGCTTGTGAGGGTTTAGCATCGCCGGCAATAACATGCTCAGCGGGGATTACCTGTAACCTTTCCAGCAACAAAGGATCGGCATTAACCAGTAACGAAGTGATGGTGTCGGGGTTCCCGACCAGCAGGAGTTTTAGTTTTGGATTAGAGGCCAGTGCCTGCAATGAAGCAGGCACTGTGACGTGGGGACCGAAATCCCCACCCATTGCATCTAACGCTAGGGTTAGACAAGTCAAGGTATCGCCTTGCTAAAGAAGATTAGCAAGTACTACTCAGCCGATAACCTTGCGGCCGCGGTAGAAACCGTCGGCTGTGATGTGGTGACGCAGGTGAGTTTCACCGGAAGTTTTGTCCACAGACAGAGTGGCAGTGGTCAGCGCATCGTGTGAACGGCGCATGCCACGTTTGGAACGAGTGGGTTTGTTCTGTTGTACGGCCATTGACCTTACTCCTTAATTACTTTCTTTAAACTGGCTAATACGGCAAATGGATTAGGTTTCTCCGCCTCTTCAGGCAGTTTGCCAAATACCATGTCCGCCTCGGACACTTCACAGTGTTCAGAATCATGTACCGGAACGACAGGCAGTGAAAGAATAATTTCGTCTTCAATCATAGCCAGCAGATCAACTTCGCCAAATTCATCGACTTCGATCGGCTCGTACGCTTCCGGTAATGCTTCAGCCTGCTCATCATTGACGATCGGGCTAAAACAATACGTTGTATGAACATGGTGTGCAAACGTGTTACCACAGCGCTGACACATCAATGTTACATCGACGTCCGCATGACCTGTAATAACCGCCAGACGCTGATTATCGATATTAAACGATAATGAGGCCACGACATCGCTGTCCACACTTACCACTGAGTCGGCTACTCGTGTAACCTGCTCAGGCGAATAGATACCTGCGTAATCTAAACGTTTCTGAGCGGTACGAACCGCATCAATGGTCAGGGGTAATTTTACCTTTTGCATAGGGCGCGCATATTAACTTTGTAACGACATAGAGTCAAAGAAAAAGGCCGTTTTACTGCACCTTTCACCAATATTCGCTTCCGAAGCGGCAGACAGTTTAAAATGCCTGATTAAATTACGCCACGGTTTATGGAAAATATTATGCCGCAATTAGTTCTCGCCTCAACATCATCATATCGCCGCGCATTGCTGGAAAAATTGCAATTACCCTTTATCACTGCTGCGCCGCAAACTGATGAAAGCCCATTGCAAGACGAGAGCGCAAGCGCGCTGGTGCAACGGCTGGCACGCGCCAAGGCCCAAGCTCTGACCACTCATTACCCACAACACTTGATAATCGGTTCTGATCAAGTGTGTGTTATTAACGGCACCATCGTCGGCAAGCCCCATAATCATGCCAATGCAGTCAAGCAGTTAACACAAGCCAGCGGCCAATGTGTCACTTTTTATACCGGGCTGGCGCTGCTCAATACAGCAACCGGTAGCCATGATTGCCTGTGCGAAACATTTGATGTTTATTTCCGCAGATTAACTAGCGCAGAAATTGAGGGTTATTTAGTGCGGGAACAACCATGGAATTGTGCAGGCAGTTTTAAAAGTGAAGGGTTGGGCATCACTTTATTTGACAAGTTATCAGGCCGTGATCCGAATACACTCATCGGCCTGCCATTAATCGCCCTCACCCAAATGTTAATTGAGCAAGGGGTCAATCCCTTACTTTAAAATGCGGATAGCTTTAAAACGGCTAGCCGCATTTTAAATCGCAGCTTTCTTGCGTAATACCGCCAGGCAATGGCGCAATTGATTATCCAGTGGTGCTTCAATGCGCATGGTTTCACCGGTATTTGGGTGTTCAAAACGCAAGGCCGCGGCATGCAGGAATAAGCGATGTAACCCTGTTCCCTGCAATTGGCTATCAAATTCCCGGTCACCATAACGATCGTCAAAAGCGATTGGGTGACCAGCATGCAGTGCGTGCACGCGAATCTGGTGGGTACGGCCAGTGATCGGGCTGGCTTTGACCAGAGTAGCATGCTCAAAACGCTCTTCTATTTTAAAGCGCGTTTCGGATGGCTTACCTTCGCTACTGACTTTCACCATGCGCTCGCCACTTTGCATAATATTCTTCAGTAAAGGCGCTTGCACCGCTTTGCAATGTGATTGCCACTGCCCGCGCACCAACGCTAAATAATCTTTCTGCATCCCTTTCAAACGCAACTGCTCATGTAAAGAACGTAAAGCCGAGCGTTTTTTGGCTACCAACAAAACACCGGAGGTATCGCGGTCAAGGCGGTGAACCAATTCCAGGAAGCGAGCTTCAGGCCGCAGGGCGCGTAATGCTTCAATTACCCCAAAACTTAAACCGCTGCCACCATGTACAGCAGTGCCGGAAGGTTTGTTTAATACTAAGAGATAATCGTCTTCAAATAGAATGCAATCGGCCAGCGCGGCAACTTTATCAAGTTTAGCTGATACCTGAATCTCTTCGCGCTCGGCGACACGTACCGGTGGTACACGAACCACATCACCGTCAGCCAGCTTATATTCTGGCTTAATGCGCCCTTTATTAACGCGGACCTCACCTTTGCGCACGATGCGATAGATCATACTCTTTGGCACACCTTTCAATTTCGTGAGCAAAAAGTTATCGATCCGCTGACCGGCCTCGTCGGCAGAAATGGTGATTAATTGTACTGCTGGATTATTCGTTTTCATGGGGCGCGATTCTAAATACACCGAGGAATTAGCGCCACCCCTTTTTCTGTGCTTAACTGTCAATCTGACTATTTAAAGATAACGTTTGCGCGCATTTATTGTTTAATAAGACAACGATAGCCGCCAACACTGTGAATACAGTAAAAGAATCTTTACTTAGACAGGTAAAGTCATCTTGCTATATCAGTGTCAGCAATGGAATAATGTGGTTAATTCTGCGTTGATTCTCGTTAGGCCAAGAGACTTGTGGAATAATAAACTTTGCCTGATCACACAAAAACGCAGCAATGGCGTAAGACGTAATGTGAAATCAAGCAATTAGCGGGCTGCGGGTTGCAGCTTGGTCGGCAAGTGGGTAAGGCTCTGTTGTCTTATATTCAGAAGCTACCCTTTATATAAAAAGCGCTGTTTTTCAGAAAGAAACGCAGGCTTACCGAAATAATGCGCCCCTATGCAGGCGACAACCGTGAGGTTGACGGCTTTGCTAGAAGACTCGGGGTCATCGGTTTACCCGACCATAGAGGTTATTTTGCCCGCAGTTCTAACGCCAATGTAAAAAAAACGAGTAAGTTAAAGATGAAAAGAATGTTGATTAACGCAACTCAGCAAGAAGAGTTGCGTGTTGCCCTTGTAGATGGACAGCGGCTGTATGATTTGGATATTGAAAGCCCAGGTCATGAACAGAAAAAAGCGAATATTTACAAAGGTAAAATCACCCGAATCGAACCCAGTCTGGAAGCCGCTTTTGTTGATTACGGCGCTGAACGACATGGTTTTCTCCCATTAAAAGAAATTTCTCGCGAATATTTCCCTAGTAATTATTCCTCTCATGGCCGCCCAAACATCAAAGATGTGCTGCGCGAAGGCCAGGAAGTTATTGTTCAGGTTGATAAAGAAGAACGCGGTAATAAAGGTGCCGCACTCACCACTTTCATCAGCCTGGCAGGTAGTTATTTAGTTCTGATGCCTAACAACCCACGTGCCGGTGGTATTTCTCGCCGCATCGAAGGTGATGACCGCACTGAACTGAAAGAAGCCCTATCCTCCCTGCAATTGCCAGATGGCATGGGTTTGATTGTGCGTACCGCCGGTGTAGGTAAATCTGCGGATGCGCTGCAATGGGACTTATCATTCCGTCTGAAGCACTGGGATGCGATTAAAAAAGCCGCTGAAGGCCGCCCTGCGCCATTCTTGATCCATCAGGAAAGTAACGTAATTGTTCGTGCTTTCCGTGATTATCTACGCCCGGACATCGGCGAAATACTGATCGATAACCCTAAAGTTCTCGAACTGGCTAAAGAGCATATCGCAGCGCTTGGCCGCCCGGATTTCAGCAGCAAAATCAAATTGTATAGTGGCGAAATCCCATTATTCAGTCACTACCAGATTGAGTCACAGATTGAATCTGCGTTCCAACGTGAAGTGCGTCTGCCTTCCGGTGGTTCTATCGTTATTGATACCACCGAAGCCCTGACAGCGATTGATATCAACTCCGCACGTGCTACCCGTGGTGGAGATATCGAAGAAACGGCATTCAATACCAACCTTGAAGCCGCCGATGAAATTGCCCGTCAGTTGCGTCTACGTGACTTAGGTGGCCTGATTGTCATCGACTTTATCGATATGACACCGGTACGCCACCAACGTGAAGTAGAAAACCGCCTACGTGATGCCGTTCGTCAAGACCGTGCGCGTATCCAGATTGGCCGCATCTCTCGCTTCGGTTTACTGGAAATGTCCCGCCAGCGCCTCAGCCCATCACTGGGTGAGTCAAGCCACCATGTGTGCCCACGCTGTAGCGGTACCGGTACCGTTCGTGACAACGAATCTCTGTCACTTTCTATTCTGCGTTTGATTGAAGAAGAAGCGCTGAAAGAGAATACCCATGAAGTTCACGCCATTGTGCCGGTACAAATTGCATCGTATCTGCTGAACGAAAAGCGTGAATCTGTTAATGCCATCGAAAAACGCCAGGGTGGTGTGCGGGCAGTGATCGTACCAAACGATCAGATGCAAACGCCGCATTACTCTGTACTTCGTGTACGCAAAGGCGAAGAAGTCCCTTCTCTCAGCTATTTGCTGCCACAGCTGCATGAAGCTGAAATGGCACAACCGTTGGAAGAAGCGACCATCGAACGTAAACGCCCAGAGCAACCTGCGCTGGCGACGTTCTCTCTGCCAACAGAAGTGCCACCAGAGTCAGCCCCTGCTGCTGCGAATGTTAAACCAACAGCCGCACCACAGGCCGCAACAGCTGCGGTGGCAGAACAACCTGGTTTCCTTAGCCGCCTGTTCAGTGGGCTGAAAGGTCTCTTCGGTGGTTCAACAGAAACTGAAGTGAAGCCGGTTGAAGTTGAGAAAACTGAAACCAACGAAAACCGTCGTAATGATCGCCGCAATCCTCGCCGCCAGAATAATGGCCGCAAAGACCGTGGTGACCGCACGCCGCGCGAAGGTCGTGATAACAGTAGTCGCGACAACAATGCCCGTGATAATAGCACTCGTGATAACGGCAACCGTGACAATGCTAACCGCGATAATAGCAATCGCGAAGGCCGTGACGATCAGCGCCGCAATAATAGACGCCCGGCGCAACAAGCAACGGCACCACAGGCACAGACTGAAGTTGTTGAAGCAGATAAAACACAGCGTGAAGAGCAGCCAGCGCGTCGCGGTGATCGCCAACGTCGTCGTCCACAAGATGATAAACGCCAGGTATCACAAGACGTTAAAGCTAAAGTTGATGCGGATGTCGTCACAGCTGTAGTCGAAGAAGCACAACCTGAGCAAGAAGAACGTCAACAAGTGATGCAGCGCCGTCAACGTCGCCAATTGAATCAGAAAGTCCGTATTCAATCCGCGAATGATGAGCTGAATGTTCTGGAAAGTTCTGTTAGCGAGCCAGTTTCCCACATTGCTGCGCCAGTCGTGCAGGAAGAAGTGAAATTGCTGCCGCAAGCAAGCTCTCAGGCCGATGATGAAGCAACAAACGATCGTAATGGCAACAATGAAAATGGCATGCCACGTCGCTCTCGCCGCTCACCTCGCCACCTGCGTGTCAGTGGTCAACGCCGTCGCCGCTATCGTGATGAGCGCTACCCAACCCAGTCAGCTATGCCGCTGGCGGGTGCTTTCGCCTCACCAGAAATGGCATCAGGTAAAGTGTGGGTGCGTTATCCAGTAGCTCAACCGTTTGAACCCGCCTTTGTGGAAAATCCGGTTGAAGAACAACAGCCAGTTGAGTACGTGCAGGAAGTTACTGCTGTAGTAGAACAAGTCGCTGTAGTTGCAGCACCTGTTGTTGCTGCTGCCGTAGCTGAAACTGTCGTGCCGACTCCAGCCCCGCAACACAAACCAGGTGGTTCTTCATCATCCGCTGCTGCCGTACCGGGCCGTGCGCCGGTTGTTGTAGAAACGGCAATTGTGGAAACGGCAATGGTAGAAACGGTAACTGTAGCGCCAATCGTTGAAACCCATGCTGTTGAAGAACCTACACAGGTAACTGAAATTGCACCAGCAGCAGAAACTATCACGGCAGTCGAGCCAGTGATTGAAGACGCTGTGGCAACAGAAACTGTAGTTGAAGCGACAATCGAACCCGTCGCTGTCATGGAAGAAGCCGTAACCCAAGAGCCTGTTGTTGAAGAAACAGCAGCTGTAGTTGATGACGTGACAGTCGCTGAAAAAGCTGTAGTTGAAGAGGCTATAGTTGAAGAAGCTGTAGTTGAAGATGTGACAGTTGAAGAAGCGGTGGTTGAAGCACCAATCGTGGCGGAAACAGTGGTTGAAGATTCTGTGGCAGAAGAAGCTACGGTAACTGAATCACCAACCGACACAGCTCCTGTTGCCGTTGCACCGCAGCAGCCAGTTGTTGCTCATCCCGAAGGTGTGTTATTCAAGCACTATGCTTCAGCGCCAATGACTAAAGCACCGGCACCTGATTACCAACCAGCATCGCCAAGCCAAGGCCATTGGGAACGTCCAGCCTTTGATTTTGCAGGTAAAGGTTCTGCGGGTGGTCATGCGGCAGCAACTAAGGCAACAGCACCAGCAACAAAGCCACAATCAGTTGAATAGTAGCAATATCGTTCGGCCCTAATAGTGCAAAACCCGCCATTTTGAAGTGAACCCCGAAAGTTGGACACCCAGCGAGTAGGGGTTTTGCGTTTAATGGGTAAAAGAAAATACACAACTGAATTCAAGCGTCAGGTTGTTCTCCACTTCCTCAACAGTGATGATGGAGCCAGGCGTACCGCCCGACTATTTGGTCTTGACCACGGTACGGTTCGCCTCTGGACCGAGCACTGGAAAGCCAGCGGAGAGAATGGCTTCACCATCACGACCAAAAAATATTCCGCTGCCTTCAAGGGGGCGGTACTTCTCTGGATGCAGGATAATCATCAGTCCTCCCGCAAAGCGGCCGCA
The sequence above is drawn from the Yersinia enterocolitica subsp. enterocolitica genome and encodes:
- the fabF gene encoding beta-ketoacyl-ACP synthase II; its protein translation is MSKRRVVVTGLGMLSPVGNTVESTWKAVLAGQSGISLIDHFDTSAYATRFAGLVKDFNCEEFISRKDARKMDAFIQYGIVAGMQAMQDSGLEVTEANASRIGAAIGSGIGGLGLIEENHTALVNGGPRKISPFFVPSTIVNMIAGHLTIMCGMRGPSISIATACTSGVHNIGHAARIIAYNDADVMLAGGAEKASTPLGVGGFGAARALSTRNDNPQAASRPWDKDRDGFVLGDGAGMMVLEEYEHAKKRGAKIYAEVVGFGMSSDAYHMTSPPEDGSGAALAMVNALRDAGVSTSQIGYINAHGTSTPAGDKAETQAVKSVFGGDTKVMVSSTKSMTGHLLGAAGAVESIFTVLALCDQAIPATINLDNPDEGCDLDFVPHEARQVNGLEYTLCNSFGFGGTNGSLVFRKV
- the acpP gene encoding acyl carrier protein is translated as MSTIEERVKKIIVEQLGVKEDEVKNSASFVEDLGADSLDTVELVMALEEEFDTEIPDEEAEKITTVQAAIDFINANQQ
- the fabG gene encoding 3-oxoacyl-ACP reductase FabG — encoded protein: MSFEGKIALVTGASRGIGRAIAELLVERGARVVGTATSEKGAEEISAYLGKQGKGLMLNVVDPASIESVLATIRAEFGDVDILVNNAGITRDNLLMRMKDDEWQEVIDTNLTSVFRLSKAVMRAMMKKRFGRIITIGSVVGTMGNAGQVNYAAAKAGLIGFSKSLAREVASRGITVNVVAPGFIETDMTRALTDEQRAGILAQVPANRLGEAKEIASAVAFLASDEASYISGETLHVNGGMYMI
- the fabD gene encoding ACP S-malonyltransferase, which codes for MSKFAMVFPGQGSQSLGMLADLAAQFPIVEETFSEASSVLGYDLWQLVQQGPAEELNKTWQTQPALLTASVAIWRVWQHQGGKLPAIMAGHSLGEYSALVCAGVLDFKQAVRLVELRGKLMQEAVPEGTGAMYAIIGLDNESIAKACEEAALGQVVSPVNFNSPGQVVIAGNKEAVERAGAACKAAGAKRALPLPVSVPSHCALMKPAADKLAAALEEIEFQAPLFPVVNNVDVKTEVSPEAIRSALVRQLYNPVRWTESVEFMAAEGIELLLEVGPGKVLTGLTKRIVDTLVAAPVNDVATLTSALEN
- a CDS encoding beta-ketoacyl-ACP synthase III, whose product is MYTKILGTGSYLPVQVRSNADLEKMVDTSDEWIVTRTGIRERRIAGPDETVASMGFQAAKKALEMAVIDEGIDKKDIGLIIVATTSSSHAFPSSACQVQQMLGIEDAASFDLAAACAGFTYALSVADQYVKSGAVKHAIVIGSDMLSRALDPEDRGTIILFGDGAGAVVLGASEEPGILSTHLHADGKYGELLALPYPDRQHQEQPAYVTMAGNEVFKVAVTELAHIVDETLQANNLDRSALDWLVPHQANLRIISATAKKLGMGMDKVVITLDRHGNTSAASVPAAFDEAVRDGRIQRGQLVLLEAFGGGFTWGSALVRF
- the plsX gene encoding phosphate acyltransferase PlsX, whose translation is MTCLTLALDAMGGDFGPHVTVPASLQALASNPKLKLLLVGNPDTITSLLVNADPLLLERLQVIPAEHVIAGDAKPSQAIRASRGTSMRIALELVKNGDAAACVSAGNTGALMGLAKMMIKPLDGIERPALMTVIPNQQRSKTVVLDLGANVECDSTMLVQFAVMGSVMAEEVVGITNPRVALLNIGEEETKGLDNIREAAAVLKNTPTINYIGYLEGNDLLTGKTDVMVCDGFVGNVTLKTMEGVIRMFLSLLKSSGEGKKQSWWLKLIGRWLQKRVAKRFGHLNPDQYNGACLLGLRGIVIKSHGAANQRAFAVAIEQAVQAVQRQVPQRIAARLEAVLPKSD
- the rpmF gene encoding 50S ribosomal protein L32, with the protein product MAVQQNKPTRSKRGMRRSHDALTTATLSVDKTSGETHLRHHITADGFYRGRKVIG
- the yceD gene encoding 23S rRNA accumulation protein YceD; protein product: MQKVKLPLTIDAVRTAQKRLDYAGIYSPEQVTRVADSVVSVDSDVVASLSFNIDNQRLAVITGHADVDVTLMCQRCGNTFAHHVHTTYCFSPIVNDEQAEALPEAYEPIEVDEFGEVDLLAMIEDEIILSLPVVPVHDSEHCEVSEADMVFGKLPEEAEKPNPFAVLASLKKVIKE
- a CDS encoding Maf family protein translates to MPQLVLASTSSYRRALLEKLQLPFITAAPQTDESPLQDESASALVQRLARAKAQALTTHYPQHLIIGSDQVCVINGTIVGKPHNHANAVKQLTQASGQCVTFYTGLALLNTATGSHDCLCETFDVYFRRLTSAEIEGYLVREQPWNCAGSFKSEGLGITLFDKLSGRDPNTLIGLPLIALTQMLIEQGVNPLL
- the rluC gene encoding 23S rRNA pseudouridine(955/2504/2580) synthase RluC translates to MKTNNPAVQLITISADEAGQRIDNFLLTKLKGVPKSMIYRIVRKGEVRVNKGRIKPEYKLADGDVVRVPPVRVAEREEIQVSAKLDKVAALADCILFEDDYLLVLNKPSGTAVHGGSGLSFGVIEALRALRPEARFLELVHRLDRDTSGVLLVAKKRSALRSLHEQLRLKGMQKDYLALVRGQWQSHCKAVQAPLLKNIMQSGERMVKVSSEGKPSETRFKIEERFEHATLVKASPITGRTHQIRVHALHAGHPIAFDDRYGDREFDSQLQGTGLHRLFLHAAALRFEHPNTGETMRIEAPLDNQLRHCLAVLRKKAAI